A region of Caballeronia insecticola DNA encodes the following proteins:
- a CDS encoding Re/Si-specific NAD(P)(+) transhydrogenase subunit alpha yields the protein MPMMIAVPRERYPGERRVALTPEVVGHLLKLGFEITVETGAGELAAFADEAYRAAGAHIAKDAPSLYAGADIVVKVRAPSIEPAADEVVWLREGSTLISFIWPAQNDALLTRLNARNITVLAMDCVPRISRAQKLDALSSMANMAGYRAVIEAAHQFGRGFMGQITAAGKIAPAKVMVIGAGVAGLAAIGAARSLGAIVRAFDTRPEVRQQVESMGAEFLELDYAEDGSGSGSGGYAKEMSPEFIAAEMALFAAQAKEVDVIVTTALIPGKPAPKLITADMVRSMRQGSVIVDMAAEQGGNCQLTQPGEAAFVEGVTIVGYTDLPSRMATQSSQLYGTNLRHLLTDLTPQKNGEIVIDIDDEVIGGVTVVLRGQVRWPLPKRPAAVAPTVEKPAATIAVTVEQKRRAGWIGIAGLVLAAVLLAALGAVAPPAFVAHFTVFVLAIFVGYQVVWNVTPALHTPLMSVTNAVSGIIVTGALLQVGTPDGLVAILSGLAILIATINIAGGFLVTQRMLNMFQR from the coding sequence ATGCCAATGATGATTGCAGTGCCACGGGAGCGCTATCCCGGGGAACGTCGCGTCGCGTTGACGCCCGAGGTAGTCGGACATCTGCTGAAGCTCGGTTTCGAAATCACCGTCGAGACCGGTGCGGGTGAACTGGCCGCCTTTGCCGACGAAGCCTATCGCGCAGCGGGTGCGCATATCGCGAAGGATGCGCCATCGCTTTACGCGGGCGCGGATATCGTCGTGAAAGTGCGTGCGCCTTCCATCGAACCTGCGGCCGATGAAGTCGTGTGGCTGCGCGAAGGATCGACGCTCATCAGCTTCATCTGGCCCGCTCAGAATGATGCGCTTCTTACGCGCCTGAACGCGCGCAACATTACCGTGCTCGCGATGGACTGCGTGCCGCGCATCTCGCGCGCGCAAAAGCTCGATGCATTGAGTTCGATGGCCAACATGGCGGGCTATCGCGCTGTCATCGAAGCGGCGCATCAGTTCGGCCGTGGCTTCATGGGACAGATCACGGCGGCAGGCAAGATCGCGCCGGCGAAAGTCATGGTGATCGGCGCCGGCGTGGCGGGGCTCGCGGCGATCGGCGCGGCGCGCAGTCTCGGCGCAATCGTGCGTGCTTTCGATACGCGGCCCGAAGTGCGGCAGCAGGTCGAAAGCATGGGCGCGGAGTTTCTCGAACTCGACTATGCCGAAGACGGCAGCGGCAGCGGCAGCGGCGGTTATGCGAAAGAGATGAGCCCGGAATTCATCGCCGCGGAAATGGCGCTGTTCGCCGCGCAGGCGAAGGAGGTCGACGTCATCGTGACGACGGCGCTCATTCCCGGCAAGCCCGCGCCCAAACTGATCACCGCCGACATGGTGCGCAGCATGCGTCAGGGCAGCGTGATCGTCGACATGGCCGCGGAGCAGGGCGGCAATTGCCAACTGACGCAGCCGGGCGAGGCGGCCTTCGTGGAGGGCGTGACGATCGTCGGCTATACGGATCTTCCGTCGCGCATGGCGACGCAATCGAGCCAGCTGTACGGCACGAACCTGCGGCATCTGCTGACCGATCTGACGCCGCAGAAAAATGGCGAGATCGTGATCGATATCGATGACGAAGTGATCGGCGGTGTAACGGTAGTCTTGCGCGGCCAGGTGAGATGGCCGTTGCCGAAGCGGCCTGCGGCTGTAGCGCCAACCGTCGAAAAACCCGCAGCGACTATCGCTGTAACGGTCGAACAAAAGCGCCGCGCCGGATGGATCGGCATAGCGGGCCTCGTGCTTGCCGCCGTCTTGCTGGCGGCGCTGGGCGCGGTTGCGCCGCCTGCGTTCGTCGCGCATTTCACCGTGTTCGTGCTGGCGATCTTCGTCGGCTATCAGGTCGTATGGAACGTGACGCCCGCGTTGCACACGCCGCTCATGAGCGTGACGAACGCGGTGAGCGGAATCATCGTGACGGGTGCGCTGTTGCAGGTCGGCACGCCGGATGGTCTGGTCGCGATTCTCTCAGGCCTCGCGATACTGATCGCGACGATCAACATCGCGGGCGGGTTTCTCGTCACTCAACGCATGTTGAACATGTTCCAGCGCTAA
- a CDS encoding PAS domain-containing protein produces MTQTIDYEQLVNAIGDAVIISDASGAITLWNPAAERMFGFTQSEAMGQSLDLIIPERLRGRHWDGYHKTMATGETRYGHDLLKVPAVDKDGRSMSIAFTVALLHSPQGEVTSIVAIIRDETARFQEDRALRKRIAELEAKAAA; encoded by the coding sequence ATGACCCAAACCATCGACTATGAACAGCTCGTCAACGCAATTGGCGACGCCGTGATCATTTCGGATGCGAGCGGTGCGATCACGCTATGGAATCCGGCTGCGGAACGCATGTTCGGATTTACCCAGAGCGAAGCCATGGGTCAGTCGCTGGATCTGATCATTCCGGAACGTCTGCGCGGCCGTCATTGGGACGGCTATCACAAGACAATGGCGACCGGCGAGACGCGTTATGGTCACGATCTGCTCAAGGTGCCCGCCGTCGATAAAGACGGACGCTCGATGTCGATTGCATTCACGGTCGCGCTGCTGCATTCGCCGCAAGGCGAAGTGACGAGCATTGTCGCGATCATCCGCGACGAGACGGCGCGGTTTCAGGAAGATCGGGCGCTACGCAAGCGTATCGCCGAGCTGGAGGCCAAGGCCGCCGCCTGA
- the frc gene encoding formyl-CoA transferase, giving the protein MSDKPLKGIKIIDFTHVQAGPACTQMLAWFGADVIKVERPGSGDVTRNQLRDIPDADALYFTMLNSNKRSLTLDTKTDEGKEVLTKLIRESDVLVENFGPGALDRMGFSWENIHELNKKLIVASVKGFSDGHHYDDLKVYENVAQCAGGAASTTGFWDGPPTISAAALGDSNTGMHLAIGILTAIIGRQQTGKGQKVAVSMQDSVLNLCRVKLRDQQRLDRVGYLEEYPQYPHGTFSDVVPRGGNAGGGGQPGWVLKCKGWETDPNAYIYFTIQGHAWAPICRAIGKPEWIEDPNYMTAEARQPHIFDIFNTIEGWLADKTKFEAVDILRKFDIPCAPVLTMKELANDESLRASGSIVEVDHKVRGKYLTVGSPIKFSDLKPEITGSPLLGEHTEEVLLELGYSPEQVARMQEIRAV; this is encoded by the coding sequence GTGAGCGACAAACCACTCAAAGGCATCAAGATCATCGATTTCACGCACGTGCAGGCGGGTCCCGCATGTACACAGATGCTGGCATGGTTCGGGGCGGATGTGATCAAGGTCGAGCGTCCCGGTTCGGGCGACGTCACGCGTAACCAGTTGCGCGACATTCCCGACGCCGACGCGCTGTATTTCACGATGCTCAACAGCAACAAGCGCTCGTTGACGCTCGATACGAAAACGGACGAAGGCAAGGAAGTGCTGACCAAGCTGATCCGCGAATCGGACGTGCTGGTCGAGAACTTCGGCCCGGGCGCGCTGGACCGCATGGGCTTCTCGTGGGAAAACATCCACGAACTGAACAAGAAGCTGATCGTGGCATCCGTCAAGGGCTTCAGCGACGGCCACCATTACGACGACCTCAAGGTCTACGAAAACGTGGCGCAGTGTGCAGGCGGCGCGGCATCGACGACGGGCTTCTGGGACGGCCCGCCGACCATCAGCGCGGCCGCGCTCGGCGACAGCAACACCGGCATGCACCTCGCCATCGGCATTCTCACGGCGATCATCGGCCGTCAGCAAACGGGCAAGGGACAGAAGGTCGCGGTGTCGATGCAGGACAGCGTGCTGAATCTGTGTCGCGTAAAGCTGCGCGACCAGCAGCGTCTGGATCGCGTCGGCTATCTCGAGGAATATCCGCAATATCCGCACGGCACGTTCAGCGATGTGGTTCCGCGTGGCGGCAATGCGGGCGGCGGCGGACAGCCGGGCTGGGTGCTCAAGTGCAAGGGCTGGGAAACCGATCCGAACGCGTACATCTACTTCACGATTCAGGGTCACGCATGGGCGCCGATTTGCCGCGCCATTGGCAAGCCGGAATGGATCGAAGATCCGAACTACATGACGGCCGAAGCGCGCCAGCCGCACATCTTCGATATCTTCAATACGATCGAAGGATGGCTCGCCGACAAGACCAAGTTCGAAGCCGTCGACATTCTGCGCAAGTTCGATATTCCGTGCGCGCCGGTGCTGACGATGAAAGAACTCGCGAACGACGAATCGTTGCGCGCGAGCGGCTCGATCGTCGAAGTGGATCACAAAGTGCGCGGCAAGTACCTCACGGTCGGCAGCCCGATCAAGTTCTCGGACCTGAAGCCTGAAATCACGGGCTCGCCGCTCCTGGGCGAGCATACCGAGGAAGTGCTGCTCGAACTGGGCTATAGCCCGGAGCAAGTCGCGCGCATGCAGGAAATTCGCGCCGTCTGA
- the oxc gene encoding oxalyl-CoA decarboxylase, which yields MADVLEERAQAAAEEKAQQTTDGFHLVIDALKLNDIDTIFGLVGIPITDLARLAQAEGMRFIGFRHEQHAGNAAAIAGYMTQKPGICLTVSAPGFLNGLTALANATTNCFPMILISGSSEREIVDLQQGDYEEMDQLNAAKPYAKAAYRVLHAEDIGIGVARAIRAAVSGRPGGVYLDLPAKLLAQTMDALKGQQSLIKVVDAAPRQLPSPDSVKRALDVIKGAKRPLILLGKGAAYAQADAQIRDLVEKSGIPYLPMSMAKGLLPDTHAQSASAARSFVLQEADCVVLIGARLNWLLAHGKGKTWGAAPKQFVQIDISPTEIDSNVAIAAPVIGDIGSCVSALVAGIDANFPKPSSEWTGAINERKNKNLEKMAATLAKNPSPMNFHSALRAIRDVLKTRPDINVVNEGANTLDYARSIIDMYEPRKRFDSGTWGIMGIGMGFAIGAAVTSGKQVVAIEGDSAFGFSGMELETICRYDLPVCTIVFNNNGVYRGTDVNPTGGKDVAPTVFVKNARYDKMIEAFGGIGFNATTPEELTHALEEAIKSGKPTLINAVIDEAAGTESGRLTNLNPQSAAMKK from the coding sequence ATGGCAGACGTACTCGAGGAAAGGGCACAGGCAGCGGCCGAAGAAAAGGCGCAGCAAACGACCGACGGTTTCCACCTGGTCATCGATGCTCTGAAGCTCAACGACATCGACACGATCTTCGGTCTCGTCGGTATTCCGATCACCGATCTGGCGCGCCTCGCGCAGGCAGAAGGCATGCGCTTCATCGGCTTTCGCCATGAGCAGCATGCGGGCAACGCAGCCGCAATCGCCGGCTACATGACGCAGAAGCCGGGCATTTGCCTGACCGTGTCGGCACCGGGCTTCCTCAACGGACTCACCGCACTCGCCAACGCGACCACCAACTGCTTCCCGATGATCCTGATCAGCGGTTCGAGCGAGCGTGAGATCGTCGATCTGCAGCAGGGCGATTACGAAGAGATGGACCAGCTGAACGCGGCCAAGCCGTATGCGAAGGCGGCCTATCGCGTGCTGCATGCGGAGGACATCGGCATTGGCGTCGCGCGGGCGATTCGCGCAGCCGTGTCGGGCCGTCCGGGCGGCGTGTATCTCGACTTGCCCGCCAAGCTGCTCGCGCAAACCATGGACGCGCTCAAAGGCCAGCAGTCGCTCATCAAGGTGGTCGATGCCGCGCCGCGTCAGTTGCCGTCGCCGGATTCGGTGAAGCGCGCGCTCGACGTGATCAAGGGCGCCAAGCGTCCGCTGATTCTGCTGGGCAAAGGCGCGGCGTACGCACAGGCCGATGCGCAGATTCGCGATCTGGTCGAGAAAAGCGGCATTCCCTATCTGCCGATGTCGATGGCAAAGGGCCTCTTGCCGGACACGCATGCGCAGTCGGCATCGGCGGCGCGTTCCTTCGTGTTGCAGGAAGCGGACTGCGTCGTGCTGATCGGCGCGCGTTTGAACTGGCTGCTGGCGCACGGCAAGGGCAAGACGTGGGGCGCGGCGCCCAAGCAGTTCGTGCAAATCGACATCTCGCCGACCGAGATCGACAGCAACGTCGCGATTGCGGCGCCGGTGATCGGAGATATCGGTTCGTGCGTGTCGGCGCTCGTCGCGGGCATCGATGCGAACTTCCCGAAGCCGTCGAGCGAATGGACGGGCGCGATCAACGAGCGCAAGAACAAGAACCTCGAAAAGATGGCGGCGACGCTCGCGAAGAATCCGTCGCCGATGAATTTCCACAGCGCGCTGCGCGCCATTCGCGACGTGCTGAAGACGCGTCCCGACATCAACGTCGTCAACGAAGGCGCGAACACGCTCGACTATGCGCGCAGCATCATCGACATGTACGAGCCGCGCAAGCGTTTCGATTCGGGCACGTGGGGAATCATGGGCATCGGCATGGGCTTCGCGATCGGTGCGGCGGTGACGAGCGGCAAGCAAGTAGTCGCGATCGAAGGCGACAGCGCGTTCGGCTTCAGCGGCATGGAACTCGAAACCATCTGCCGATATGACCTGCCGGTGTGCACCATCGTCTTCAACAACAACGGCGTGTATCGCGGCACCGATGTAAATCCGACGGGCGGCAAGGACGTCGCGCCGACCGTGTTCGTGAAGAACGCACGCTACGACAAGATGATCGAGGCATTCGGTGGCATCGGCTTCAACGCGACGACACCCGAGGAACTCACGCACGCACTCGAAGAAGCGATCAAGTCGGGCAAGCCGACGCTGATCAACGCAGTGATCGACGAAGCGGCCGGCACGGAGAGCGGACGCCTGACGAATCTGAATCCGCAAAGCGCGGCGATGAAAAAGTAA
- the oxlT gene encoding oxalate/formate MFS antiporter, which produces MAIADTVGSGQSYGRRQNRWMQLAIGIVCMGLVANFQYAWTLFVMPMDAKHHWGQAAIQTAFTIFIVTETWLVPVEGWLVDKFGPRPVVMGGAICAAIGWVIDAHATTLMHLYIAAVVAGIGAGCVYGTCVGTALKWFPDKRGLAAGLTAAGFGAGAAVTVIPISNMIQRSGYEHAFMFFGIFQGVCIFLLALMLVRPNPPKGIVPAKRIVSTKIDYTTGQMVRAPIFWVLYLMFVCVAAGGVIATAQFGPIAKEYGFASMPVNILGVTLPLLAMTLSIDNLCNGFTRPLCGFISDKIGRENTMFIIFLGEGVALLGLMQFGQSPYMFMLFAALTFLCWGEIFSIFPATCADTFGSKYAAANAGTLYTAKGTASMLVPIASVLASLGSWNTVFIATAITSIAAGVCAKFVLAPMRRRWIENTIAETASPPGIGMAFQSDWTDAPSKSSAR; this is translated from the coding sequence ATGGCAATCGCAGACACGGTTGGGTCCGGGCAGTCGTACGGGCGTCGGCAAAACAGATGGATGCAGCTGGCGATCGGCATCGTGTGTATGGGGCTCGTCGCCAACTTTCAGTACGCATGGACCTTGTTCGTGATGCCGATGGATGCGAAACACCATTGGGGGCAGGCGGCGATTCAAACTGCGTTCACCATCTTCATCGTCACTGAGACGTGGCTCGTGCCCGTCGAAGGCTGGCTCGTCGACAAGTTCGGACCGCGCCCGGTGGTGATGGGCGGCGCAATTTGCGCGGCGATTGGCTGGGTCATCGATGCACATGCCACCACGCTCATGCATCTGTATATCGCCGCCGTGGTCGCGGGTATCGGCGCCGGTTGCGTGTACGGCACCTGCGTCGGTACGGCGCTCAAGTGGTTTCCGGACAAGCGCGGTCTCGCGGCGGGTTTGACCGCGGCGGGCTTCGGCGCGGGCGCGGCTGTCACGGTCATTCCGATCTCGAACATGATCCAGCGTTCCGGCTACGAGCACGCGTTCATGTTCTTCGGCATCTTTCAGGGCGTGTGCATCTTCCTGCTCGCGCTGATGCTCGTGCGGCCGAATCCGCCGAAGGGCATCGTGCCGGCGAAGCGCATCGTCTCGACGAAAATCGACTACACGACCGGACAGATGGTGCGCGCGCCCATTTTCTGGGTGCTGTATCTGATGTTCGTGTGCGTCGCGGCGGGCGGTGTGATTGCGACCGCGCAGTTCGGGCCGATCGCCAAGGAATACGGCTTTGCCAGCATGCCGGTGAATATCCTCGGCGTCACGCTGCCGCTGCTCGCGATGACGCTTTCCATCGACAACCTGTGCAACGGCTTCACGCGTCCGCTATGCGGCTTTATCTCCGACAAGATCGGCCGCGAGAACACCATGTTCATCATCTTTCTGGGCGAAGGGGTCGCGCTGCTCGGGCTGATGCAGTTTGGCCAGAGTCCTTACATGTTCATGCTGTTCGCGGCGCTGACCTTCCTCTGCTGGGGCGAGATCTTCTCGATTTTCCCGGCCACCTGCGCCGATACCTTCGGCAGTAAATACGCCGCCGCCAACGCAGGCACGCTCTACACGGCGAAGGGCACGGCGTCGATGCTCGTGCCGATCGCCTCGGTGCTCGCGTCGCTCGGCTCGTGGAACACCGTGTTCATTGCGACCGCGATCACGTCGATAGCGGCGGGCGTGTGCGCCAAGTTCGTCCTCGCTCCGATGCGCCGCCGCTGGATCGAGAACACGATCGCGGAGACGGCGTCGCCGCCGGGCATCGGCATGGCTTTCCAGTCGGACTGGACGGATGCGCCGAGCAAGTCGTCGGCGCGCTGA
- a CDS encoding cation transporter codes for MLWIALLINVAMFGVEVSSGFRGGSVSLLADSLDFLGDAANYGISLFVLGLSLSARARAARLKAVTMFAFGVGILGWAAWHFFIDRVPSVPTMGIVGTCALLANGAVAALLYRYRDGDSNMRSVWLCTRNDVLGNMAVLLAALGVFGTGSAWPDLAVATVMATLALTSAFQIFRQANAELREHPSGREVTSR; via the coding sequence TTGCTCTGGATCGCGTTGCTGATCAATGTCGCGATGTTCGGCGTCGAAGTGTCGTCGGGATTTCGCGGCGGCTCCGTGTCGCTGCTGGCGGATTCGCTCGACTTCCTCGGCGACGCAGCCAATTACGGCATCAGCCTGTTTGTTCTGGGCTTGAGCCTGAGCGCCCGCGCGCGTGCCGCCCGGCTGAAGGCCGTGACGATGTTCGCGTTCGGCGTCGGAATACTGGGCTGGGCGGCGTGGCACTTTTTCATCGATCGCGTGCCCAGCGTGCCGACCATGGGGATCGTCGGAACCTGCGCGCTGCTCGCGAACGGGGCGGTGGCGGCGCTGCTGTATCGATATCGCGACGGCGACAGCAACATGCGCAGCGTCTGGTTGTGCACCCGCAATGACGTGCTCGGCAACATGGCGGTTCTGCTGGCCGCGCTGGGTGTATTCGGGACGGGTTCCGCCTGGCCGGATCTGGCGGTCGCGACAGTCATGGCGACGCTTGCGTTGACATCCGCGTTCCAAATCTTCCGGCAGGCCAATGCCGAACTGCGCGAGCATCCGTCGGGACGAGAGGTCACTTCGCGGTAA
- a CDS encoding MerR family transcriptional regulator, translated as MTAMYSIGMLSRFSGVNIETIRYYEKIDLLRAPGRASNGYRQYDSASLQRLAFIRRGRELGFSIDEMRELLSLADHPERPCADADGMTRAHLDDIDGKIRDLQRMRRALRQVADCRGRTAEHCELLQALAMPDASSTSRPSADTPRPFR; from the coding sequence ATGACCGCAATGTATTCCATCGGCATGCTGAGCCGGTTTTCGGGCGTCAATATCGAAACGATCCGCTATTACGAAAAGATCGATCTGCTACGCGCGCCCGGCCGCGCGAGCAACGGATATCGGCAATACGACAGCGCGTCGCTTCAGCGTCTTGCCTTTATCCGGCGGGGCCGTGAGCTTGGTTTCAGTATCGATGAGATGCGCGAACTGCTTTCGCTCGCCGACCATCCCGAACGCCCCTGCGCCGACGCCGACGGCATGACCCGCGCCCACCTCGACGACATCGACGGGAAAATTCGAGACCTTCAGCGAATGCGGCGCGCACTCCGGCAGGTTGCCGATTGCCGTGGCCGGACGGCGGAGCATTGCGAACTTCTACAGGCGCTCGCGATGCCGGATGCGTCTTCTACCTCACGCCCATCAGCCGATACCCCACGGCCGTTTCGGTGA
- the kdpE gene encoding two-component system response regulator KdpE produces the protein MIDMRHTVLIVEDDPQIRRFVRSTLQSNDVEVVEADTGRAGLREIATRQPDLVVLDLGLPDTDGIDVIRELRGWTQVPVIVLSARSSEAMKVSALDAGADDYLTKPFGVSELLARVRAQLRRTTRALEEAPAVSFGEIVVDLARREVTRAGQPVRLTPTEYRLLSVLMRHAGRVLTHRQLLRDVWGPAQVDNAHYLRVYMGHLRQKLEKDPAQPEHIITETAVGYRLMGVR, from the coding sequence ATGATCGACATGCGGCATACGGTGCTGATCGTCGAGGATGATCCGCAGATCCGGCGTTTCGTTCGCTCGACGTTGCAGTCGAACGACGTGGAGGTCGTCGAGGCGGACACCGGCCGCGCCGGACTGCGTGAGATCGCCACGAGGCAGCCCGATCTCGTCGTGCTCGATCTCGGCCTGCCGGATACGGACGGCATCGACGTGATCCGCGAATTACGGGGATGGACGCAGGTGCCGGTCATCGTGCTGTCCGCGCGCAGCAGCGAAGCGATGAAGGTCAGCGCGCTCGATGCCGGCGCGGACGACTATCTCACCAAGCCTTTCGGCGTCTCCGAACTGCTGGCGCGCGTTCGCGCGCAGTTGCGCCGCACGACGCGCGCTCTCGAGGAAGCGCCGGCGGTGTCGTTCGGGGAGATCGTCGTCGATCTGGCAAGACGCGAAGTGACACGCGCCGGTCAGCCGGTGCGCCTCACGCCGACCGAGTATCGGCTGCTTTCGGTTCTCATGCGGCATGCGGGCAGGGTGCTGACGCATCGGCAGTTGCTGCGCGACGTGTGGGGGCCGGCGCAAGTGGACAACGCGCATTATCTGCGTGTCTATATGGGGCATCTGCGCCAGAAACTTGAAAAGGATCCTGCTCAGCCCGAACACATCATCACCGAAACGGCCGTGGGGTATCGGCTGATGGGCGTGAGGTAG